From the Malus domestica chromosome 17, GDT2T_hap1 genome, one window contains:
- the LOC103432241 gene encoding sodium/calcium exchanger NCL-like → MAKKLAKILLLLAILLLEQAGPGQSRSITNDDVPLSMVTDGGNQLLLQNQNVWKPFFSGLMDSLFSSDSSCEQTYGFLPCTSTVLGNIFLVLVYGYMMFLSAKLLSNGSEILLQILGPGIVGGLFLPLLGSLPDATIILASGLSGDTETAQSQVSVGMGLMAGSNVMLLTILWGTCLIVGKCDIENSIAVDQKDEKRFSLTGSGVSTDIWTSYSARIMILSLIPFVIVQLPQVFHATSDSRVAILISLAVSISFVIAYSFYQVFQPWIQKRKLAYSKHKHVMSEILKQLKTNALGRLLTNDGDPNKVIIQKLFKTLDQDSDGYLNTSDLRSLIIGIQFDDIDINIDEAIIQVMRDFDTSHDSKIDEDEFFRGISRWLNKAKREAIMDRGKIPQSMKLLEEYDQKTKKEYDQFGDQIDEVVEDVKNAKWHASKAVVLLFLGTIVAAAVADPLVDAVDSFSTATSIPSFFISFVVLPFASSSEIVTTLIFVSRKKQRTASLAYSEIYGSVTMSNILSLAVFLGLVYVRNLTWSFSAEVLVILIVCILMGAIASFRTTFPLWMSSVAILLYPLSLLLVYILDYICGWS, encoded by the exons ATGGCAAAGAAACTTGCAAAAATACTCCTACTCCTAGCCATCTTGTTACTTGAACAAGCCGGCCCCGGCCAAAGTCGATCGATTACCAATGATGACGTCCCTTTGAGTATGGTCACTGATGGAGGAAACCAATTACTTCTCCAAAACCAAAATGTTTGGAAACCGTTTTTCTCTGGGCTGATGGACTCTTTGTTCTCATCAGATAGCAGCTGTGAACAGACATATGGGTTCTTGCCATGCACGTCAACAGTTCTGGGAAATATCTTCCTCGTTcttgtgtatggatatatgatGTTCCTTTCAGCCAAGCTCTTATCTAATGGAAGTGAGATTCTGCTGCAGATCTTAGGGCCTGGCATCGTCGGCGGTCTATTTCTTCCTCTTTTAGGCTCTCTACCTGATGCCACCATTATTCTAG CATCTGGACTTTCTGGAGACACAGAAACGGCTCAAAGTCAGGTCTCAGTTGGAATGGGGTTGATGGCTGGATCAAATGTCATGCTTCTGACAATTCTATGGGGCACCTGTCTCATCGTTGGCAAATGTGACATTGAAAATTCAATTGCAGTTGATCAAAAAGATGAAAAACGATTTAGCTTAACTG GATCTGGAGTGAGCACAGATATTTGGACAAGCTATTCTGCACGGATCATGATTCTCTCTTTGATCCCGTTTGTGATTGTCCAGTTACCCCAAGTTTTCCACGCAACTTCAGATAGTCGAGTAGCAATTCTGATTTCACTCGCTGTCTCCATCTCTTTCGTGATCGCATATAGCTTTTATCAG GTATTTCAACCATGGATTCAGAAGAGAAAACTTGCATATTCAAAGCATAAGCATGTGATGTCAGAAATTCTAAAACAATTGAAGACAAATGCTCTGGGAAGACTTCTTACAAATGATGGTGACCCTAACAAAGTTATTATACAAAA GTTATTCAAGACACTTGATCAGGATTCGGATGGTTACCTAAATACCTCAGACTTAAGATCTCTGATAATTGGAATCCAGTTTGACGATATAGACATAAATATAGATGAAGCCATTATACAAGTGATGAGAGATTTTGATACATCTCATGACTCAAAGATTGACGAGGACGAATTTTTCAGAGGAATCTCAAGATGGCTTAACAAGGCTAAGCGTGAGGCAATAATGGACCGTGGAAAGATTCCACAGTCGATGAAACTTTTAGAGGAATATGATCAG aaaacaaagaaggaatATGATCAGTTTGGGGATCAAATTGACGAGGTTGTTGAGGATGTAAAAAATGCTAAGTGGCATGCCTCCAAAGCAGTAGTGTTGTTGTTTCTGGGAACTATAGTCGCTGCTGCAGTTGCTGATCCCCTTGTTGATGCTGTTGACAGCTTCTCAACAGCTACGAGTATCCCTTCGTTCTTCATCTCATTTGTTGTTCTACCTTTTGCTAGCTCCAGTGAGATAGTAACCACTCTAATTTTTGTCAGCCGGAAAAAGCAAAGAACTGCATCTTTGGCATACTCTGAG ATATACGGGTCAGTGACAATGAGTAACATACTTTCTCTAGCAGTATTCTTGGGTCTGGTTTACGTTCGAAACTTGACATGGAGCTTCTCAGCTGAAGTTCTCGTTATTTTAATTGTTTGCATTCTGATGGGAGCGATTGCCAGTTTCCGCACCACCTTCCCTCTTTGGATGAGTTCTGTGGCTATACTGCTTTATCCACTTTCTCTGTTGTTGGTTTATATTCTTGATTACATATGTGGGTGGTCTTAG